In a single window of the Phycisphaerales bacterium genome:
- a CDS encoding SLBB domain-containing protein has product MSLSAPQKAKRLARLAGHGVVGAGGAGFPAHVKLAAEAECIILNAAECEPLLHKDKEVLRHFTDEVLEGLRQAAELVGARDLVVGVKGKYEDVIEHITPRLPPGGRIVPLTDSYPSGDEFILVYDVTGRVVPPGGLPLAVGCVVINVETALNIAADVPVTTKFLTVAGAVQTPCTVRVPVGITFREVVALAGGATVAQARLLSGGAMMGQAVAWEDPIPKTCGGLLVLPQDHFLVRRYDLPWKAIAQIGASACDQCSFCTEFCPRYLLGHPLEPHKAMRALGFVENLEPQVLGTQFCCECNLCTMMACPEDLDPKNVCTHNKRALATAKQKWQVDAHPYRAALHLDNRRVPISRLIHKLGLRGFRNEGPLVPSELHPVRVQLPLKQHAGPPARPVVVDGDRVHVGDCVAEPAAGALGATVHASIGGVCRVLPDRIEVMAAPGH; this is encoded by the coding sequence ATGAGTCTGAGTGCGCCGCAGAAGGCAAAACGGCTGGCGCGCCTCGCCGGGCACGGTGTCGTCGGTGCCGGCGGCGCGGGTTTCCCGGCGCATGTGAAGCTCGCGGCTGAGGCGGAGTGCATCATCCTCAATGCAGCCGAGTGTGAGCCGCTGCTGCACAAGGACAAGGAGGTGCTGCGGCACTTCACGGACGAGGTACTGGAGGGCCTGCGACAGGCGGCCGAATTGGTCGGGGCACGCGATCTCGTGGTCGGCGTGAAGGGCAAGTACGAGGATGTGATTGAACACATCACTCCGCGGCTGCCCCCTGGGGGCCGCATCGTACCGCTGACCGACAGTTATCCGAGTGGTGACGAGTTCATTCTCGTCTACGACGTGACCGGGCGGGTGGTTCCACCGGGCGGGCTGCCGTTGGCGGTCGGATGCGTTGTGATCAATGTCGAGACCGCGTTGAATATCGCCGCGGATGTTCCAGTGACGACGAAATTCCTGACGGTCGCGGGTGCCGTGCAGACGCCCTGCACGGTCCGTGTGCCGGTGGGCATCACCTTTCGCGAAGTGGTTGCGCTGGCGGGCGGCGCGACGGTCGCTCAGGCGCGGCTGCTGAGCGGCGGCGCGATGATGGGGCAGGCGGTGGCGTGGGAGGATCCGATCCCGAAAACTTGTGGTGGGCTGCTGGTACTGCCGCAGGACCACTTCCTGGTGCGGCGGTATGACCTCCCGTGGAAAGCGATCGCTCAGATCGGCGCGAGCGCCTGCGATCAGTGTTCGTTCTGCACGGAGTTCTGCCCGCGCTACCTGTTGGGTCACCCGCTTGAACCGCACAAGGCCATGCGCGCGCTCGGGTTCGTGGAGAATCTCGAGCCGCAGGTCCTTGGCACCCAGTTCTGCTGTGAATGCAACCTGTGCACCATGATGGCTTGCCCTGAGGATCTCGACCCCAAGAACGTCTGCACGCACAACAAGCGGGCGCTGGCGACCGCCAAGCAGAAGTGGCAGGTCGATGCGCACCCCTACCGTGCAGCACTGCACCTGGACAACCGGCGCGTGCCGATCAGTCGGTTGATTCACAAGCTGGGACTGCGGGGTTTCCGCAACGAGGGGCCGCTGGTGCCGAGTGAACTGCACCCGGTGCGCGTGCAGTTGCCCCTGAAGCAGCACGCGGGACCCCCGGCGCGACCGGTCGTAGTGGACGGGGATCGTGTGCACGTGGGTGATTGTGTCGCGGAGCCGGCCGCGGGAGCGCTCGGCGCTACTGTGCATGCGTCGATCGGTGGTGTGTGCCGGGTGCTGCCGGATCGGATCGAAGTTATGGCTGCCCCGGGGCACTGA
- a CDS encoding carbon dioxide concentrating mechanism protein CcmL, giving the protein MRIGAVIGTVTLSHRLESLAGGRLLLVQPLGAPALALAGAGAAVAEALVVYDELNPGLGARVAFSEGREAAMPFHPRPVPIDAYCAALLDAVQIERVGVEEHA; this is encoded by the coding sequence ATGCGAATCGGCGCAGTGATCGGCACCGTCACACTGTCGCACCGGCTGGAGAGTTTGGCCGGTGGTCGGCTGCTCCTCGTTCAGCCCTTGGGCGCGCCCGCGCTTGCGCTTGCGGGTGCGGGCGCGGCAGTGGCTGAAGCGCTGGTGGTTTATGACGAGTTGAACCCCGGACTGGGAGCGCGTGTCGCGTTCAGCGAAGGCCGTGAGGCGGCGATGCCGTTTCACCCGCGACCGGTGCCGATTGATGCCTATTGCGCCGCGCTGCTGGATGCCGTGCAGATCGAACGGGTGGGTGTGGAGGAGCACGCGTGA
- a CDS encoding ethanolamine utilization protein EutN: protein MLLGRVCGHATSTVKHASLAGVRLVLVQPERSLTVEPLLALDRLGVASGDQVVISSDGPSAREFVHDATSPARWTIVGIVDPVQRKWAR, encoded by the coding sequence GTGTTACTGGGACGTGTCTGTGGACATGCGACTTCGACGGTGAAGCACGCGTCGCTCGCGGGCGTGCGGCTCGTGCTCGTACAGCCGGAGCGGTCACTCACGGTCGAGCCGCTGCTGGCGCTCGACCGGCTCGGCGTGGCGTCCGGTGACCAGGTGGTGATCAGCAGTGACGGCCCAAGCGCGCGGGAGTTCGTGCACGATGCGACCTCGCCGGCGCGCTGGACCATCGTCGGCATTGTGGATCCGGTGCAGAGAAAGTGGGCACGATGA